From a region of the Corallococcus coralloides DSM 2259 genome:
- a CDS encoding methyl-accepting chemotaxis protein → MEAKGLKVASPQGADSTRLSLRTKILGGTGIFGIVLVGILTVAFWMQMSDSLLDELTKRARAVSIGMAFAVSPSAAANDAAMLQAGTDAALKSVADLAYIVIRDASGKVLARSAGEHFSTAAAVEPADGDGVVDRLLTVGTLPVVETTAPILFGPPGGTLKRVGTVQLALDREALADSLSSSTWRTAGLGLLVLVLGLLAAAGMASLFIQPLERLARAAVGIAAGDLRQQIDTTGTDEIGELARSFATMADALVHLLHDLRGAATDLEHEAAGVLATSTQQSAMAHQQASAINETSTTVAEIAQTSKQATSYADAVIAQTQKSESLSAQGQKVVTESVEGMEKLGEQVKAIALSITDLNERTLQISDIIGQVKDVAEQSNLLALNASIEAAKAGEHGRGFAVVATEMRTLAEQSRMAAEQVRVLLGEVQKGTRVAVTTTDEGSRRAQAAMELARGAGSTILGLSEVIRESSGAARQIAGNTRQQTIGVEQIATAMGELTSAMSDSVEGTRRIEQVAGNLSILSKRFSELVGRYQL, encoded by the coding sequence GTGGAAGCGAAAGGTTTGAAGGTGGCGTCGCCTCAAGGGGCGGATTCGACCAGGCTCAGCCTGCGGACGAAGATCCTCGGGGGCACGGGCATCTTCGGCATCGTGCTGGTCGGCATCCTGACCGTCGCGTTCTGGATGCAGATGAGCGACAGCCTGCTGGATGAGCTCACCAAGCGCGCGCGCGCGGTGAGTATCGGCATGGCGTTCGCCGTGTCCCCGTCCGCGGCGGCGAACGACGCGGCGATGCTCCAGGCGGGCACCGACGCCGCGCTCAAGAGCGTGGCGGACCTCGCGTACATCGTGATCCGCGACGCGAGCGGCAAGGTGCTGGCGCGCTCCGCGGGTGAGCACTTCTCCACCGCCGCCGCCGTGGAGCCCGCGGACGGAGACGGGGTGGTGGACCGGTTGTTGACGGTGGGCACGCTGCCCGTGGTGGAGACGACGGCGCCCATCCTCTTCGGCCCGCCGGGCGGCACGCTCAAGCGCGTGGGCACCGTGCAGCTGGCGCTGGACCGCGAGGCGCTGGCGGACTCGCTGTCCTCCAGCACCTGGCGCACCGCGGGCCTGGGCCTGCTGGTGCTGGTGCTGGGCCTGCTGGCGGCGGCCGGCATGGCCAGCCTCTTCATCCAGCCGCTGGAGCGGCTGGCCCGCGCCGCGGTGGGCATCGCCGCGGGGGACCTGCGCCAGCAGATCGACACCACCGGCACGGACGAGATTGGAGAGCTGGCGCGCAGCTTCGCCACCATGGCGGACGCGCTGGTGCACCTGCTGCACGACCTGCGCGGCGCGGCCACGGACCTGGAGCACGAGGCCGCGGGCGTGCTGGCCACGTCCACGCAGCAGTCCGCGATGGCGCACCAGCAGGCGTCCGCCATCAACGAGACGAGCACCACGGTGGCGGAGATCGCCCAGACCTCCAAGCAGGCCACGTCCTACGCGGACGCCGTGATTGCCCAGACCCAGAAGTCGGAGTCGCTCAGCGCCCAGGGACAGAAGGTCGTCACGGAGAGCGTGGAGGGCATGGAGAAGCTGGGCGAACAGGTGAAGGCCATTGCCCTGTCCATCACCGACCTGAACGAGCGCACGCTGCAGATCAGCGACATCATCGGGCAGGTGAAGGACGTGGCGGAGCAGTCCAACCTGCTGGCCCTCAATGCCTCCATCGAGGCGGCGAAGGCGGGCGAGCACGGGCGCGGCTTCGCGGTGGTCGCCACGGAGATGCGCACGCTGGCGGAGCAGTCCCGCATGGCGGCCGAGCAGGTGCGCGTCCTGCTGGGTGAGGTGCAGAAGGGCACCCGCGTGGCCGTCACCACGACGGACGAGGGCAGCCGGCGCGCCCAGGCGGCGATGGAGCTTGCGCGCGGCGCGGGTTCCACCATCCTGGGCCTGTCGGAGGTCATCCGCGAGTCGTCCGGGGCGGCGCGACAGATCGCGGGCAACACGCGGCAGCAGACCATTGGCGTGGAGCAGATCGCCACGGCGATGGGCGAGCTGACGTCCGCCATGAGTGATTCGGTGGAGGGCACCCGGCGCATCGAGCAGGTGGCCGGCAATCTCTCCATCTTGTCGAAGCGCTTCTCTGAACTTGTAGGCAGGTACCAGCTATGA
- a CDS encoding response regulator, producing MNSNVTGGARKAAKVLIVEDTKTITNLLQVYLMGWGLDFLDAPNGAVGLKRAREQKPDLIISDVQMPEMDGFALCAAIRGDPKLHDTPFMLLTSLKDDASRQKGKLVGASAFLNKPVSVDDLRSKVRDILKLPATKY from the coding sequence ATGAACAGCAACGTGACGGGTGGGGCACGCAAGGCGGCGAAGGTGCTCATCGTGGAGGACACGAAGACCATCACCAACCTCCTGCAGGTCTACCTGATGGGGTGGGGGCTGGACTTCCTGGACGCGCCCAACGGCGCGGTGGGACTGAAGCGGGCGCGCGAGCAGAAGCCGGACCTCATCATCTCCGACGTGCAGATGCCGGAGATGGACGGCTTCGCGCTGTGCGCGGCCATCCGGGGCGACCCGAAGCTGCATGACACGCCCTTCATGCTGCTCACGTCGCTGAAGGACGACGCGAGCCGCCAGAAGGGGAAGCTGGTCGGCGCGAGCGCGTTCCTCAACAAGCCGGTGTCCGTGGACGACCTGCGCTCCAAGGTGCGGGACATCCTCAAGCTGCCGGCCACGAAGTACTAA
- a CDS encoding CheR family methyltransferase, translated as MSDGLLDDATLAKVEEVLQGACGLTLASSLRRSLEPALARAALTRQMSEAAFLRQLLIREPTAVEAFIEHAVIGETYFFRHPEHLRALASRARLHQGGPFHVWSAGCASGEEPYSIAMALMAAGLGNGGRFRVLATDVSGRALQRAKAGVYSPWSLRRIEPDLEKRFLVPHPAASGNDTQHSVSPEVVRAVDFRRHNLATDAVPSLGFHAIFCRNVLIYFTPELVRAVLSRLVSALAPGGLLFVSPAEVPLTNGMGLETLDVEGTPVLRMPLEQPWTAGESAAVAPARRDAPSAFTAAALGRQTPVPGSLRLEPRRHTPVPGSLRVEPLRPTPAPMPAYVPRATPRTPAPEAPRAQAATPAARAAKDAGLLTRALEAAHAGHFEEAEALAREAARALSPEAYLLLAMVAESRNDLDAAVEAVRKALYLEPQLALGHATLVALYSRLDRREDAERARQNALRALDGLDDEHPLRGVETMTAGGLRQALAPRPSQMGWQGAR; from the coding sequence GTGAGCGACGGGCTTCTCGACGACGCCACGCTCGCGAAGGTCGAGGAGGTGCTCCAGGGCGCCTGCGGCCTGACGCTCGCGAGCAGCCTGCGTCGCTCGCTGGAGCCCGCGCTGGCCCGCGCGGCGCTGACGCGCCAGATGTCCGAGGCGGCCTTCCTGCGTCAGCTGCTCATTCGCGAGCCGACCGCGGTGGAGGCGTTCATCGAGCACGCCGTCATCGGTGAGACGTACTTCTTCCGCCACCCGGAGCACCTGCGCGCGCTGGCCTCGCGGGCCCGGCTGCACCAGGGCGGCCCGTTCCACGTCTGGAGCGCGGGCTGCGCGAGCGGCGAGGAGCCCTACAGCATCGCGATGGCGCTGATGGCCGCGGGGCTGGGCAACGGCGGGCGCTTCCGCGTGCTGGCGACGGACGTGTCCGGCCGGGCCCTGCAGCGCGCGAAGGCCGGCGTGTACAGCCCGTGGTCGCTGCGGCGCATCGAGCCGGACCTGGAGAAGCGCTTCCTGGTGCCGCACCCGGCCGCGTCGGGAAATGACACGCAGCACAGCGTCTCCCCGGAGGTCGTGCGCGCGGTGGACTTCCGCCGCCACAACCTGGCCACGGACGCGGTGCCGTCCCTGGGCTTCCACGCCATCTTCTGCCGCAACGTCCTCATCTACTTCACGCCGGAGCTGGTGCGCGCGGTGCTGAGCCGGCTGGTCAGCGCGCTCGCGCCGGGCGGGCTGCTCTTCGTGTCGCCCGCGGAGGTGCCGCTCACCAACGGGATGGGGCTGGAGACGCTGGACGTGGAGGGCACCCCCGTCCTGCGCATGCCCCTGGAGCAGCCGTGGACCGCGGGCGAGTCCGCGGCCGTGGCCCCTGCGCGCCGCGACGCCCCCTCGGCCTTCACCGCCGCCGCGCTCGGCCGGCAGACGCCGGTGCCGGGCAGCCTGCGGCTGGAGCCGCGTCGTCACACGCCGGTGCCGGGCAGCCTGCGGGTGGAGCCCCTGCGTCCCACCCCCGCGCCCATGCCGGCCTATGTGCCGCGCGCGACCCCGCGGACGCCGGCGCCGGAGGCTCCTCGGGCGCAGGCCGCCACTCCGGCGGCTCGCGCGGCCAAGGACGCGGGCCTGCTGACGCGGGCGCTGGAGGCGGCGCACGCGGGCCACTTCGAGGAGGCGGAGGCGCTGGCGCGCGAGGCAGCGCGGGCGCTGTCCCCGGAGGCGTACCTGCTCCTGGCGATGGTGGCCGAGTCCCGCAACGACCTGGACGCGGCGGTGGAGGCGGTGCGCAAGGCGTTGTACCTGGAGCCGCAGCTGGCGCTGGGACATGCGACGCTGGTGGCGCTCTACAGCCGGCTGGACCGGCGCGAGGACGCGGAGCGCGCGCGGCAGAACGCGCTGCGCGCACTGGATGGATTGGATGACGAGCACCCGCTGCGAGGCGTAGAGACGATGACGGCGGGAGGCTTGCGGCAGGCGCTGGCCCCCCGTCCTTCGCAGATGGGCTGGCAGGGCGCGCGCTGA
- a CDS encoding chemotaxis protein CheW, translating to MAETPRVPVPPQARRLSVQQRLSALEAEQNQLRQELVTLQGEVRLPGLYLTVEAGDTTALVPAKQVQEVVRLVALDPLPGAPVHVSGSFVYRGSPAVVVDVARLMGVKRTPDLDSLLVVVDAGRMVALLVDRVKDLVETPVLVDGSQSGEEKLPWDGTGLMAGLCRTPEGLRPLLRTSALLNGTEGL from the coding sequence ATGGCCGAAACCCCCAGAGTCCCCGTCCCTCCGCAGGCGCGCCGGCTCTCCGTGCAACAGCGCCTGAGCGCGCTGGAGGCGGAGCAGAACCAGTTGCGCCAGGAGCTCGTCACCTTGCAGGGCGAGGTCCGCCTGCCAGGTCTCTACCTGACCGTGGAGGCAGGCGACACGACCGCGCTCGTGCCCGCCAAGCAGGTGCAGGAGGTGGTGCGGCTGGTGGCGCTGGATCCGCTGCCCGGCGCGCCGGTGCACGTGTCCGGTTCGTTCGTGTACCGCGGCAGTCCGGCGGTGGTCGTGGACGTGGCGCGCCTGATGGGCGTCAAGCGCACGCCGGATCTGGACTCGCTGCTGGTGGTGGTGGACGCGGGCCGCATGGTGGCGCTGCTGGTGGACCGGGTGAAGGACCTGGTGGAGACGCCGGTGCTGGTGGACGGCTCGCAGAGCGGCGAGGAGAAGCTGCCCTGGGACGGCACCGGGCTGATGGCCGGGCTGTGCCGCACGCCGGAAGGCCTGCGCCCGCTCCTGCGCACGAGCGCGCTGCTGAACGGCACGGAGGGCCTGTGA
- a CDS encoding chemotaxis protein CheW, with translation MSTDDRKLQPIDFDELKASLDAAQMLLEGATVVSAHRRREVLHQRAVALANSRHETRQEVVTVLAFQVGGERYAVKIDYVDHVLESRGMCSLPGAPRHVLGALLSRSRIVPVLDLRQLLGLEGGGMSDLSKVVVVEVEDEAFGLAAEVVDGRLELPRAELSQPPPGPFLFLTPDRLTVLDLTQLGNPAAARRG, from the coding sequence ATGTCAACCGACGACCGCAAGCTGCAGCCCATCGACTTCGACGAGCTGAAGGCCTCGCTCGACGCGGCCCAGATGCTGCTTGAAGGCGCCACCGTGGTGAGCGCCCACAGGCGGCGCGAGGTGCTGCATCAGCGCGCGGTGGCGCTGGCCAACTCGCGCCACGAGACGCGCCAGGAGGTCGTCACGGTGCTCGCCTTCCAGGTGGGCGGCGAGCGCTACGCGGTGAAGATCGACTACGTGGACCACGTGCTGGAGTCGCGCGGGATGTGCTCGCTTCCGGGGGCGCCGCGCCACGTGCTGGGGGCGCTCCTGTCGCGCTCGCGCATCGTGCCGGTGCTGGACCTGCGGCAGCTCTTGGGGCTGGAGGGCGGGGGCATGTCCGACCTGAGCAAGGTCGTGGTGGTGGAAGTGGAGGACGAGGCGTTCGGGCTGGCGGCGGAGGTCGTGGACGGACGGCTGGAGTTGCCGCGCGCGGAGCTGTCCCAGCCGCCGCCGGGGCCGTTCCTGTTCCTGACTCCGGACCGGCTCACGGTGCTGGACCTCACACAGCTGGGCAACCCGGCGGCCGCACGGCGCGGCTAG
- a CDS encoding TonB family protein, whose product MIKSDSPSPEAPGTDPLIGRTLNGRFSILEPLGVGGMGKVYRALQAPLERVVALKVLNPNFPSSRDPGFQKRFLREASLTSKLRHPNTVTVIDYGQTDDGIFYIAMEYLEGRTLQQVLGQAGPLPWARAVSVAQQVCRALREAHALGVVHRDLKPANIMILNEADQDLVKVLDFGLVKSVAPQQEGPVSPEITQNGTFLGSPQYMAPEQARNVADARSDVYSLGIMLFQMLMGRPPFIARDHIELIFAHYKEPPPTFQSVRPDLAVPAEIEMVVRRCLEKDPARRFQTMDELLEGLREAHMAAGGNSGVFRRLGGASTTGPYPSPPTTGPYASALFANVGNAEPADGGLAVDISVEVPADVQRARQRTLMMGALGGVMVAGLVGITLFFLRGGSPEEKPAQPAAQAAAPTTQAPVAEAPTAAPGAGKVRFRLMSQPSGARVYYKGKEKGVTPFVMELPLGSEGSITAELTFALEGYQTETIITGGSGEVVLSQKLTKRRGGGERPSRVDLATASTPEDFENVAPATPGGLAAPVMMQAANPTTPAAVPATTTDKAMGALGASAAAPVSAAGSLAVPSLTTGALAPVNPNAVIPFNDAMERPMLVEEGRDIAYTREALAIKAEGLVAVRCTITNKGRVENCRILKMVQHMDKAVLDSLQSRVYKPIQYQGRPVNVDYTFTMRLVSPRR is encoded by the coding sequence ATGATCAAGAGCGATTCCCCGAGCCCTGAGGCCCCGGGAACGGATCCGCTCATCGGCCGGACGTTGAACGGCCGCTTCAGCATTCTGGAGCCCCTGGGCGTGGGTGGAATGGGCAAGGTGTACCGCGCCCTCCAAGCACCGCTGGAGCGGGTGGTCGCACTCAAGGTGCTCAACCCCAACTTCCCGAGCAGCCGCGACCCCGGCTTCCAGAAGCGCTTCCTGCGTGAGGCGTCGCTGACGTCGAAGCTGCGGCACCCGAACACCGTCACCGTCATCGACTACGGGCAGACGGACGACGGCATCTTCTACATCGCGATGGAGTACCTGGAGGGTCGCACGCTCCAGCAGGTGCTCGGCCAGGCAGGTCCCCTGCCCTGGGCGCGCGCGGTGTCGGTGGCGCAGCAGGTGTGCCGCGCGCTGCGCGAGGCGCACGCGCTGGGCGTCGTCCACCGCGACCTGAAGCCCGCGAACATCATGATCCTCAATGAGGCGGATCAGGACCTGGTGAAGGTCCTGGACTTCGGCCTCGTGAAGTCCGTGGCGCCGCAGCAGGAGGGGCCGGTCAGCCCTGAAATCACCCAGAACGGCACGTTCCTGGGCTCGCCGCAGTACATGGCGCCGGAGCAGGCGCGCAACGTGGCGGACGCGCGCAGCGACGTGTACTCGCTGGGCATCATGCTGTTCCAGATGCTGATGGGACGGCCGCCCTTCATCGCGCGCGATCACATCGAGCTCATCTTCGCCCACTACAAGGAGCCGCCCCCCACCTTCCAGTCCGTCCGCCCGGACCTCGCGGTGCCGGCGGAGATCGAGATGGTGGTGCGCCGCTGTCTGGAGAAGGACCCGGCGCGGCGCTTCCAGACGATGGACGAGCTGCTGGAGGGCCTGCGCGAGGCGCACATGGCCGCGGGCGGCAACAGCGGCGTGTTCCGCCGGCTGGGTGGTGCCTCGACGACGGGCCCCTACCCCTCTCCGCCGACGACGGGCCCCTACGCGTCCGCGCTGTTCGCCAACGTGGGCAACGCGGAGCCCGCGGACGGCGGGCTCGCGGTGGACATCAGCGTGGAGGTGCCGGCGGACGTGCAGCGCGCCCGCCAGCGCACGCTCATGATGGGCGCGCTGGGCGGCGTGATGGTCGCGGGCCTGGTGGGCATCACGCTGTTCTTCCTGCGCGGCGGCAGCCCGGAGGAGAAGCCCGCGCAGCCGGCGGCCCAGGCCGCGGCGCCCACGACGCAGGCTCCGGTGGCGGAAGCCCCCACGGCGGCGCCCGGGGCGGGCAAGGTGCGCTTCCGGCTGATGAGCCAGCCGTCCGGCGCGCGCGTCTATTACAAGGGCAAGGAGAAGGGCGTGACGCCCTTCGTGATGGAGCTGCCCCTGGGCAGCGAGGGCAGCATCACCGCGGAGCTGACCTTCGCGCTGGAGGGCTACCAGACGGAGACCATCATCACCGGCGGCTCCGGTGAGGTGGTGCTGTCCCAGAAGCTCACCAAGCGCCGGGGCGGCGGTGAGCGCCCGAGCCGCGTGGACCTGGCCACCGCCTCCACCCCCGAGGACTTCGAGAACGTGGCCCCGGCGACGCCGGGTGGACTCGCGGCGCCGGTGATGATGCAGGCCGCGAACCCGACCACCCCCGCGGCGGTCCCCGCCACCACGACGGACAAGGCGATGGGCGCGTTGGGCGCGTCCGCCGCGGCGCCGGTCAGCGCGGCGGGCAGCCTCGCGGTCCCGTCGCTCACGACTGGCGCGCTCGCGCCCGTCAACCCGAACGCCGTCATCCCCTTCAACGACGCCATGGAGCGGCCGATGCTGGTGGAGGAGGGCCGGGACATCGCCTACACGCGCGAGGCGCTCGCCATCAAGGCGGAGGGGCTCGTGGCGGTGCGCTGCACCA